A region of the Carya illinoinensis cultivar Pawnee chromosome 16, C.illinoinensisPawnee_v1, whole genome shotgun sequence genome:
CCTTCTTTGCATTTcgataatataatttttccttGTTACATGAAGCTGAATCCAAGTCCCCAACCTCCGGTGGTACCCTAGAAAGCCAATGAAGTGCATATGCAGAGTATACAAACTTCATAGATGCCTTTGGAAATAATCTATGGTAGAAAGATCCCGGAACTCCCGCCGCAAAGTACTGCCTGTCAGCGGGAAGATTGGCAAAGAGAGTATTGAAATCATTCGAAACATGATCATTGAAGAAAACTTGAAATTCTGGGAGGTTAGAATCATGACGGCCTTtgcttttgtatttttgtacCACAGCTTCTATGATGTTTTTCATGGAAACGTATGTGTTAGGGCCAACAGAACAGCCTAAATCGGCAATCCCAAATATGTTTGAAATTGGACCCGAGACATCTTCATCAATGTCGAGATTCTCAGCAATCGCTTCGATTATCAAGGTTTTGGCATGATCAGCTCCCGCTCTCTGAATGGAAGAATAATAAAGTTGAGAACAAAATTAAAGTAAGATGAATATTGAGAAATCATCGCTTATTCTGAAAATTTAAGCCGATAGAgagatataaattttattatttattttatatcatagCATGTTTATGTCATGAGGTGCAGGATCTATtgcttttgttctttttttttttttatactcaaTTGATATTCTTTTTCTATGCATACCAAAGACAAAGAGATCGATCAAATAGAAAAACCACAGTAAGAAAGTAGTTCTATTTCCCAAAAGTACCTGCGGATTGGAATTTTTGGCGTAGCTGTATCGTCCATCTCCACCGATCATAACATATGATTCTTCCTGCATCTCTCTCGATCTCTCTATGATATTTTTTGCATGAGAGTTCATGAATTAGTTCCTCGATCATTCtctctatgtatatatatcttacGTATCATTAATTTCATAAGACTTTTAATCCCAATAATTGCAGGGCTAGCTGCTGATGGAAACGTATGTTGACTTTTTATATAGCACCGTGCAATTTTCCAAACAATTAGGTTTTTCCGGACGACTGCAAACTTTCTCTGCATGTCTATCACGTACAATTGGATATTGTATTGATTTACGTACACTCCGACGTTTAAG
Encoded here:
- the LOC122299560 gene encoding loganic acid O-methyltransferase-like, yielding MNSHAKNIIERSREMQEESYVMIGGDGRYSYAKNSNPQRAGADHAKTLIIEAIAENLDIDEDVSGPISNIFGIADLGCSVGPNTYVSMKNIIEAVVQKYKSKGRHDSNLPEFQVFFNDHVSNDFNTLFANLPADRQYFAAGVPGSFYHRLFPKASMKFVYSAYALHWLSRVPPEVGDLDSASCNKEKLYYRNAKKEVGQAYSAQFEKDMESFLTARAEELAPGGLMAILMSGRKDGTLPIQSSLGPQYQPLESSLLDLVNEGIISKDKMDSFNLPIYGPSAEEIKAIVIKNGHFDIVRLVTRTRNSSLMLTVEECRAGIDGLFSKHFGSENVDQLFDRFSKKVAGMPPLSGDDLIRFSLNIILKRKP